A genomic window from Salvia splendens isolate huo1 chromosome 11, SspV2, whole genome shotgun sequence includes:
- the LOC121755463 gene encoding peroxisomal 2,4-dienoyl-CoA reductase [(3E)-enoyl-CoA-producing]-like: MESPFNSNALRGKVALLTGGGSGIGFEISTQFGKHGASVAIMGRRMNVLDGAVSALTALGIPAIGFEGDVRKLEDAKRVVEATVRHFGRLDILVNAAAGNFLAAAEDLSPNGFKTVMDIDTVGTFTMCHEALKYLKKDGPGKAVPTGGLILNISATLHYTAAWYQIHVSAAKAGVDALTRNLALEWGTDYDIRVNGIAPGPIGDTAGMSKLQPDEISNNTRESIPLYKLGEKWDIAMAAVYLASDAGKYINGSILPVDGGLWLSRPRYLAKDDVKKVSRSVEKRSRAAPTGLPTSKL, encoded by the exons ATGGAGTCTCCGTTCAACTCCAACGCCCTCAGAGGCAAGGTAGCTCTGCTCACCGGCGGCGGCTCCGGCATCGGCTTCGAGATCTCCACCCAATTCGGAAAGCACGGCGCCTCCGTCGCCATCATGGGCCGCCGCATGAATGTTCTTGACGGCGCCGTTTCCGCCCTCACCGCCCTCGGCATCCCC GCGATTGGATTTGAAGGGGATGTGAGGAAACTGGAAGATGCAAAGAGAGTGGTGGAGGCAACGGTGAGGCATTTTGGGAGGCTTGACATTTTGGTCAATGCAGCTGCTGGAAATTTTCTAGCTGCTGCTGAAGATCTCTCTCCCAATGGCTTTAAAACAG TTATGGATATTGATACTGTTGGGacattcacaatgtgtcatGAAGCGCTCAAATATCTCAAGAAAGACGGGCCTGGGAAGGCCGTGCCTACTGGAGGCCTGATTTTGAACATCAGCGCCACTCTGCACTACACGGCAGCCTGGTATCAGATCCATGTGTCTGCAGCCAAG GCTGGTGTTGATGCATTGACGAGAAATTTGGCACTGGAATGGGGCACCGATTACGATATAAGGGTTAATGGGATTGCACCGGGTCCTATAGGAGATACGGCTGGCATGAGTAAACTTCAGCCTGATGAAATTAGTAACAATACAAGGGAATCTATTCCTCTCTACAAACTTGGTGAGAAATGGGATATTGCCATGGCTGCTGTCTACCTTGCCTCAGATGCTG GTAAATACATCAATGGGAGCATCCTGCCTGTAGACGGAGGATTGTGGTTGAGCAGGCCTCGTTATCTGGCTAAAGATGACGTGAAGAAGGTTTCTCGATCTGTGGAGAAAAGATCCCGTGCTGCCCCAACCGGCCTCCCAACGAGCAAGCTGTAG
- the LOC121756101 gene encoding uncharacterized protein LOC121756101, with protein sequence MRLQLRADRRMVSLHLTPPGSIKLQGIGQKKCKATQCCENRARGALGARGAQSEPIIAPMRRGRARSVERRWGALGSPGSRWSAWVAWVAGRFGLNIDDSSSSSMNKSKNGTYQLPILLFKENLHQPFYSAAFSSPIYSPFSSPFFFISHHSESLYSPATTPSTSRFARFIYRSFLYPARKYARADPDTRYKLTCNFCDKVITLGVRRLKEHFVGGFRNVTKCTKCPPHVREEMIDYMKKKEDAKIQQVFTAPASQSRQEFEDLGYGEDEEDNIIGSSSTKQKRPRTKGALDMYFNPDPAKAVQAQKLSKEKQQTLNDAYKKDLRELVCSNWAKWFYDAGIPFNAAQYDSFKIAIESTGQFGPGMKPPSYHELRVPLLNKEVNAAKDILKDHREEWAISGCSIISDGWRDSVSQRDIINFLVNSPKGSVFIKSVDVSNIVKDANALLPMFEEIVDYVGEQNVIQIVTDNASNYKKAGLMLQVKKPNLFWTPCAAHCIDLMLEDVVKPVC encoded by the exons ATGAGGCTCCAGCTCAGGGCAGACAGAAGGATGGTGAGTCTACATCTGACTCCACCAGGGAGTATCAAATTACAAGGGATAGGGCAGAAGAAATGCAAGGCCACCCAGTGTTGTGAAAATCGCGCTCGGGGCGCGCTCGGGGCGCGGGGCGCTCAAAGCGAGCCTATAATCGCCCCGATGCGGCGGGGTCGTGCGAGATCCGTGGAGCGACGGTGGGGCGCGcttgggtcgcctgggtcgcggTGGAGCGCTTGGGTAGCCTGGGTCGCGGGCCGATTTGGGTTGAATATTGATGactcttcatcttcttccatGAATAAATCAAAAAACGGTACTTACCAACTTCCCATACTTTTATTTAAGGAAAACCTACACCAACCCTTCTATTCAGCCGCATTCTCCTCTCCTATTTATTCTCCTTTTTCTtctcctttcttcttcatcagccACCACTCCGAATCACTTTATTCTCCAGCCACCACTCCTTCGACGTCCAGATTCGCAAGATTTATCTACAG ATCATTTTTATACCCAGCTAGAAAATATGCAAGAGCTGATCCGGATACCAGATATAAACTTACATGCAACTTTTGCGACAAAGTGATTACATTGGGAGTTCGAAGGCTCAAAGAACATTTCGTTGGCGGTTTTAGAAACGTCACCAAATGTACTAAATGCCCCCCACATGTGAGAGAGGAGATGATCGACTAtatgaagaaaaaagaggatGCTAAAATACAACAAGTTTTTACAGCGCCAGCATCACAAAGCAGGCAAGAGTTTGAAGATTTGGGTTACGGGGAAGACGAAGAAGACAACATTATTGGCAGTAGCTCGACCAAACAGAAAAGGCCTCGGACTAAAGGCGCCCTTGATATGTACTTCAACCCTGATCCAGCAAAGGCCGTCCAAGCACAGAAGTTGAGCAAGGAAAAGCAACAGACATTAAATGATGCATACAAAAAAGATTTGCGTGAATTGGTTTGCAGCAACTGGGCTAAATGGTTTTATGATGCGGGTATACCATTTAATGCTGCACAGTATGATAGTTTCAAGATTGCTATCGAATCTACCGGGCAATTTGGTCCGGGCATGAAGCCTCCAAGCTATCATGAGTTAAGAGTTCCTTTGCTTAACAAAGAAGTCAATGCTGCGAAGGATATTCTAAAAGACCATAGAGAAGAGTGGGCTATTTCTGGGTGCTCGATCATATCTGATGGGTGGCGAGATTCGGTTTCTCAGAGAGACATTATCAACTTCTTGGTGAACTCTCCTAAAGGTTCAGTTTTTATCAAGTCTGTTGATGTGTCTAATATAGTGAAGGACGCAAATGCATTGCTGCCAATGTTTGAGGAGATTGTTGATTACGTCGGAGAGCAAAATGTGATTCAGATTGTGACAGATAATGCCTCAAATTATAAGAAAGCTGGGCTAATGCTGCAAGTTAAGAAGCCCAATTTGTTTTGGACTCCTTGTGCTGCACACTGCATCGATTTGATGCTTGAGGATGTTG TAAAACCGGTGTGCTAA
- the LOC121755462 gene encoding ATP-dependent zinc metalloprotease FTSH 12, chloroplastic-like translates to MEIATVQWRSTALHSAPFSAPYGNYRLKISRRKRFIISASSSSSSDPDGFSWLRLSQSIRRGSQRFFENLGESVKREIGFDLKVRVDEYSGLAKDLAQKTQEKAERVNSELLPQFIAWNNMESWKDVKNWDSRRLGALLLYIFVAVFSFRSIFKAVRAPIIEREKRELAEAYMDALVPEPTPTNLKKFKQGLWRKATPRGMKLKRFVEGIDGTLVHDTSFVGENAWEDDAEKAQESIKKVIEQDSTLKSEEKEVLQADLGLSGGNQVTGGTWRDRLAVWKEILQKEKLAEQLNSLNSKYVVEFDMKEVENSLRKDVVEKAQNQQGTRALWISKRWWRYRPKLPYTYFLQKLDSSEVDAVVFTEDLKRLYVTMKEGFPLEYIVDIPLDPFLFEAISGSGVEVDLLQKRQIHYFMKVVFALLPGILILWFIRESLMLLHITTNRFLYKKYNQLFDMAYAENFMLPVGEVGEAKSMYKSVVLGGDVWDLLDELMVYMGNPMQYYEKDVAFVRGVLLSGPPGTGKTLFARTLAKESGLPFVFASGAEFTDSEKSGATRINQLFSIARRNAPSFVFVDEIDAIAGRHAKKDPRRRATFEALIAQLDGEKERTGVDRFSLRQAVIFICATNRPDELDLEFVRAGRIDRRVYIGLPDAKQRVQIFGVHSAGKKLAEDVDFEKVVFRTVGYSGADIRNLVNEAGIMSVRKGNLKIYQQDIVDVLDKQLLEGMGVLLTEEEQQKCEQSVSLEKRRLLAVHEAGHILLAHLFPRFDWHAFSQLLPGGKETAVSVFYPREDTVDQGYTTFGYLQMQMVVAHGGRCAERIVYGDDITDGGRDDLEKITKIAREMVISPRNPRLGLTALTRRIGLVDQPDNPDGDIIRYRWDDPHVVPAKMTVEVSELFTRELTRYVDETEELAMKGLRENRHILDIITQELVERSRITGLEVEERIKGLSPVMFEDFVKPYQINLDEDGPLPHNDRLRYQPLDIYPAPLHRC, encoded by the exons ATGGAAATAGCGACAGTTCAATGGAGATCAACAGCTCTTCACTCCGCCCCATTTTCCGCCCCTTACGGAAATTACAGGCTCAAAATCTCACGGCGGAAGAGGTTTATAATTTCGGCCTCTTCGTCTTCTTCAAGTGATCCAGATGGTTTCTCCTGGCTTCGGCTTTCTCAGTCCATTCGCCGCGGTTCTCAGCGGTTTTTTGAGAATTTGGGGGAGTCGGTGAAGAGGGAAATCGGGTTTGATTTGAAGGTTCGAGTAGATGAGTATTCGGGTTTGGCGAAGGACTTGGCGCAGAAGACGCAGGAAAAGGCCGAGCGCGTGAACTCTGAGCTGCTGCCTCAGTTTATTGCTTGGAATAATATGGAAAGTTGGaag GATGTAAAGAACTGGGATTCAAGAAGATTGGGTGCTTTACTGTTATACATATTTGTGGCTGTTTTTTCCTTTCGAAGCATATTTAAGGCGGTCCGAGCTCCTATTATTGAGCGTGAGAAGAGGGAGTTGGCTGAGGCGTACATGGACGCATTAGTTCCTGAGCCTACACCCACTAATTTGAAAAA ATTTAAGCAAGGTTTATGGAGGAAAGCTACTCCCAGAGGTATGAAACTCAAAAGGTTTGTTGAAGGAATTGATGGGACACTTGTACATGATACTTCTTTTGTTGGGGAGAATGCATGGGAGGATGATGCAGAAAAGGCCCAAGAAAGCATAAAAAAAGTAATAGAACAGGACTCAACATTGAAGAGTGAGGAGAAAGAGGTTCTTCAGGCAGATTTGGGTCTATCAG GTGGGAATCAAGTAACTGGAGGAACATGGCGTGATAGGCTTGCAGTGTGGAAAGAAATTCTTCAGAAGGAGAAGTTAGCTGAGCAACTGAATTCATTAAACTCCAAGTATGTGGTGGAATTTGACATGAAGGAGGTTGAGAACAGTCTTCGCAAGGATGTAGTTGAGAAGGCCCAAAACCAACAAGGAACAAGGGCTTTGTGGATCTCCAAAAGATGGTGGCGCTACCGTCCTAAACTTCCTTATACTTATTTCCTACAAAAACTTGATTCCTCTGAG GTTGATGCTGTTGTCTTTACAGAAGATCTAAAACGGTTGTATGTGACCATGAAAGAAGGGTTTCCTTTAGAATATATT GTTGATATCCCGCTTGATCCCTTTTTGTTTGAGGCGATATCAGGTTCTGGAGTTGAAGTAGATCTTCTGCAGAAACGACAGATCCATTATTTTATGAAAGTTGTATTCGCACTGTTGCCTGGAATACTAATCTTATGGTTCATCAGGGAATCTCTGATGCTTCTTCATATTACAACAAATAGATTTCTTTATAAGAAATATAATCAGCTTTTTGATATGGCATATGCTGAAAACTTCATGTTG CCAGTTGGTGAAGTTGGCGAAGCTAAATCCATGTATAAAAGTGTAGTATTAGGAGGAGATGTCTGGGATCTTCTGGACGAATTGATGGTATATATGGGAAATCCCATGCAATATTATGAAAAGGATGTGGCATTTGTTCGA GGTGTGCTTCTATCTGGACCCCCAGGAACAGGGAAAACGCTCTTTGCAAGGACCCTGGCTAAGGAAAGTGGACTTCCCTTTGTTTTTGCTTCTGGCGCAGAATTTACTGATAGTGAGAAGAGTGGTGCTACAAGAATCAATCAGCTGTTCTCAATAGCAAGAAGAAAT GCTCCTTCTTTTGTATTTGTGGATGAGATAGATGCTATTGCCGGAAGACATGCTAAGAAGGATCCACGAAGAAGAGCAACATTTGAAGCACTAATTGCTCAGCTTGATGGAGA GAAAGAAAGAACTGGTGTTGATAGATTTTCATTGCGGCAAGCTGTTATTTTCATATGTGCTACTAATAGACCAGATGAATTGGATTTAGAATTTGTTCGTGCTGGACGTATTGACCGCCGTGTATATATTGGGCTACCTGATGCAAAGCAACGAGTGCAAATCTTTGGTGTTCACAGTGCTGGGAAAAAACTTGCTGAAGATGTTGATTTCGAAAAG GTCGTCTTTCGCACTGTCGGTTACTCTGGAGCAGATATACGAAATCTAGTCAATGAAGCAGGAATAATGTCT GTCAGGAAAGGAAACTTGAAGATCTATCAACAGGATATTGTTGATGTCTTGGACAAGCAGCTGCTTGAGGGGATGGGTGTGCTACTCACAGAGGAAGAGCAGCAGAAATGTGAACAAAGT GTATCTCTTGAAAAGAGAAGACTTTTGGCAGTGCATGAAGCTGGTCACATACTGTTAGCTCACTTATTTCCTCGATTCGACTGGCATGCTTTTTCTCAGCTGCTACCTGGTGGAAAG GAGACTGCTGTGTCTGTCTTTTATCCTAGGGAAGACACGGTAGATCAGGGTTATACCACCTTTGGGTACCTGCAAATGCAAATGGTGGTTGCTCATGGCGGGCGTTGTGCTGAGCGCATTGTATATGGTGATGACATTACCGATGGAGGAAGAGATGATCTTGAGAAAATTACCAAG ATTGCTCGAGAAATGGTAATTAGCCCAAGAAATCCCAGGCTAGGACTCACTGCCTTGACAAGAAGAATTGGGCTCGTTGATCAACCAGATAACCCAGATGGTGATATTATAAGATACAGG TGGGATGACCCTCATGTAGTCCCTGCAAAAATGACAGTTGAAGTTTCTGAGCTTTTCACAAGGGAGTTAACAAGG TACGTTGATGAGACCGAAGAACTTGCTATGAAGGGCCTGAGGGAGAACCGACACATATTAGATATCATAACCCAAGAACTGGTCGAACGTTCAAGGATAACTGGATTG GAAGTGgaagaaagaataaaaggaTTGTCACCAGTTATGTTTGAAGATTTTGTGAAACCATACCAGATTAACTTGGACGAG GATGGGCCATTGCCGCATAATGACCGCCTTAGGTATCAACCCCTGGATATATATCCTGCTCCGCTGCACAGATGCTGA
- the LOC121756194 gene encoding nuclear transcription factor Y subunit C-2-like codes for MDHSDQRQQHLAHPNQQQQAGGGSMAYATPPYQTAPMVATGTPAGTVSSPTSFTPQQQLAYHQAQQFLSQQQQQQLQAFWASQMQEIDQTTDFKNHSLPLARIKKIMKADEDVRMISAEAPVIFAKACEMFILELTLRSWIHTEENKRRTLQKNDIAAAISRTDVFDFLVDIIPRDELKEEGLGITKAAIPLVGSAPDQLPYYYVHPQAPVGAPPGMIMGKPIDQAALYGAQQHQPPPPYMQWPQSHPSQQPSSQEQQSDS; via the coding sequence ATGGACCATTCAGATCAAAGGCAGCAGCATCTAGCACACCCGAACCAGCAACAACAGGCAGGTGGTGGCTCGATGGCATATGCCACTCCCCCATATCAAACTGCACCCATGGTGGCTACTGGCACTCCCGCTGGCACGGTTTCCTCTCCCACTAGTTTCACTCCTCAGCAACAGCTCGCCTACCACCAGGCCCAGCAATTTCTGAGCCAGCAGCAACAGCAGCAGCTTCAAGCGTTCTGGGCTAGTCAGATGCAAGAGATCGATCAAACTACTGATTTCAAGAACCACAGCCTTCCCCTCGCCCGGATAAAAAAGATCATGAAAGCCGACGAGGATGTTAGAATGATCTCTGCTGAAGCTCCTGTCATATTCGCAAAGGCATGCGAAATGTTCATCTTGGAACTCACGCTGCGATCCTGGATCCACACTGAAGAGAACAAAAGGCGGACTCTGCAGAAGAATGACATTGCTGCTGCCATCTCAAGAACTGATGTTTTCGACTTCTTGGTTGATATAATTCCTAGAGACGAGTTGAAAGAAGAGGGGCTTGGCATTACCAAGGCTGCTATTCCGTTAGTTGGATCAGCTCCGGATCAGCTCCCGTACTACTATGTTCACCCACAGGCCCCTGTGGGAGCTCCCCCAGGAATGATCATGGGAAAGCCGATTGATCAGGCTGCACTCTACGGAGCTCAGCAGCACCAACCTCCACCCCCCTACATGCAGTGGCCGCAGTCTCATCCTTCGCAGCAGCCATCATCGCAGGAGCAACAGAGTGACTCGTAG
- the LOC121756258 gene encoding DEAD-box ATP-dependent RNA helicase 36-like, whose product MEEEIQLEPSFQLFSRKKKKSTTKINNPPPPATATVKELEKVLNPNPTPAHVTFSDLGLAEWAVNTCKELKMKHPTPVQYHCIPKILAGRDVLGLAQTGSGKTAAFVLPILQRLAEDPYGVFALVVTPTRELAHQLADQFKALGSGLGLRCVEIVGGMDMITQSRSLMQRPHVVVATPGRIKFLLEQNPDLPAIFSRTKFLVLDEADRVMDINFEAELRVIFQCLPKKRQTLLFTATMSSNLQTLLELSANKTYFYAAYEGFKTVESLKQQYIFIPKNVRDVYLLHILNKMKEMGVRSAMIFVSTCRSCELLSLLLEQLDLEVAALHSYKSQSLRLSALHKFKSGQVPILIATDVANRGLDIPTVDLVINYDIPRYPEDYIHRVGRTARVGRGGLALSFITKNDVDLVHKIEDLIGKKFDEFECKEKDVLEDITKVYKARRVIVMKMMDSGFEEKALSRKEQKSRTKEIRRKSKKRKRGKAIEVSQDS is encoded by the exons ATGGAGGAAGAAATCCAACTTGAACCAAGTTTCCAATTGTTCTCTCGCAAAAAGAAGAAATCAACCACAAAGATCAACAATCCGCCGCCACCAGCAACCGCCACCGTGAAGGAATTGGAGAAAGtactaaaccctaaccctacaCCGGCGCACGTCACCTTCTCCGACCTAGGGCTGGCGGAATGGGCTGTCAACACCTGCAAGGAGCTCAAGATGAAGCACCCCACTCCAGTGCAGTACCATTGCATTCCCAAAATCCTGGCCGGCCGGGACGTGCTTGGCCTCGCGCAGACCGGGAGCGGAAAGACGGCGGCGTTCGTCCTCCCCATCCTCCAGCGCCTCGCCGAGGATCCGTATGGGGTGTTTGCGCTGGTGGTGACTCCGACGCGGGAGCTGGCACACCAATTGGCGGATCAGTTTAAGGCGCTCGGGTCTGGATTGGGGCTGCGGTGTGTGGAGATTGTCGGCGGTATGGATATGATTACGCAGTCGCGGAGTTTGATGCAGAGGCCGCATGTGGTGGTTGCTACTCCGGGAAGGATTAAATTTCTGCTTGAACAGAATCCTGATTTGCCTGCTATTTTTTCTAGAACTAAG TTTCTTGTGTTGGATGAAGCTGACAGAGTCATGGACATTAATTTTGAAGCAGAGTTGAGAGTTATTTTTCAGTGCTTACCAAAGAAACGGCAAACTTTACTATTTACCGCCACCATGAGCAGCAACTTACAGACGTTACTTGAACTCTCAGCAAATAAAACATATTTCTATGCAGCATATGAAGGTTTTAAAACAGTGGAATCTCTGAAACAACAGTATATTTTTATTCCCAAGAATGTGAGGGATGTGTACCTTCTCCACATATTGAACAAAATGAAGGAAATGGGTGTTCGATCTGCCATGATATTTGTTTCCACCTGCAG GAGTTGTGAACTTCTGAGTTTGTTGCTAGAACAGCTTGATCTTGAAGTAGCAGCATTGCACTCTTATAAATCCCAGTCGTTGAGGCTCTCGGCATTACATAAATTCAAGTCCGGGCAGGTCCCTATACTAATTGCAACTGATGTTGCTAACCGTGGTTTAGACATACCAACAGTAGATTTGGTCATAAACTATGACATTCCAAG GTATCCAGAGGATTATATTCATCGAGTTGGTCGTACTGCTAGGGTAGGAAGAGGAGGCCTTGCCCTTAGCTTCATCACCAAG AATGATGTGGACCTTGTGCATAAAATAGAAGATCTTATAGGGAAAAAATTTGATGAGTTCGAGTGTAAGGAGAAGGATGTACTTGAGGATATCACAAAG GTATACAAGGCTAGGCGCGTGATAGTGATGAAAATGATGGACAGCGGGTTTGAGGAGAAGGCCTTGTCACGAAAGGAGCAGAAGTCGAGAACAAAAGAAATTCGAAGAAAGAGTAAGAAACGGAAGAGGGGCAAAGCTATTGAAGTATCTCAAGACTCCTAA
- the LOC121754247 gene encoding uncharacterized protein LOC121754247 codes for MMRKYTSKRELLRPAATRFATSFITLRSIHNQRQNLRKMFTSDEWRNSQWYKEIPSKNATATVLNDNYWRHVVYALKLTGPLVRVLRMVDAERKPAMGYIYEAMDRCKEAISNAFNGREEKFKRVFEIIDARWNDQLHRPLHAAGHYLNPKVFYANVKGVYECSEVMDGMIACIEKLVPDQSIQDKIIKEEMPKYKKAVSCFSRPLAIRNRTQMAPAEWWNTFGSDAPNLRSFAIRVLSLTCSATGCERNWSVFSHIHSKKRNRLAQQRLNDLVFVKYNRALERRFKISDTTDPILLSDIDESNEWLLGRMEDEDNDLDDLVFDDGDLRWMDVGRASGASEAVYHTRGSTSTREQASSSMRTYTLVDNEDDSEDINLVVSDEGEEDLPLSDDDII; via the exons ATGATGAGAAAGTATACAAGCAAGAGGGAATTGCTTAGGCCGGCCGCCACTAGATTTGCCACTTCCTTCATCACCCTGCGGTCCATCCATAACCAACGGCAAAACCTCAGAAAGATGTTCACTAGTGATGAATGGAGAAATAGCCAATGGTATAAAGAGATACCCAGCAAAAATGCAACAGCTACTGTCCTCAATGACAATTACTGGAGGCATGTTGTCTACGCTCTCAAATTGACCGGTCCTCTTGTTAGAGTGTTGAGGATGGTTGATGCCGAGCGTAAGCCTGCAATGGGTTACATTTACGAGGCTATGGATCGGTGCAAAGAAGCCATTTCCAATGCATTCAATGGAAGAGAAGAGAAGTTTAAGAGAGTATTTGAGATCATTGATGCCCGATGGAATGATCAATTGCACAGACCATTACATGCTGCTGGCCATTACTTGAACCCGAAAGTTTTTTATGCCAATGTGAAAGGTGTTTATGAATGTTCGGAGGTCATGGATGGTATGATTGCATGTATTGAGAAGTTGGTCCCCGACCAAAGCATTCAAGACAAAATCATAAAGGAAGAAATGCCCAAATATAAGAAGGCCGTCTCCTGTTTTTCACGTCCTTTGGCTATTCGAAACAGAACTCAAATGGCACCAG CTGAATGGTGGAATACTTTTGGATCTGACGCACCAAATTTGCGAAGTTTTGCAATTAGAGTATTGAGCTTAACTTGCAGTGCTACCGGCTGTGAAAGAAATTGGAGTGTTTTTTCACAT ATCCATAGTAAAAAGAGGAATCGTCTAGCACAACAACGATTGAACGATTTGGTATTTGTGAAATATAATAGAGCGCTCGAACGAAGATTCAAGATTAGTGACACCACCGATCCTATTCTATTGAGTGATATTGATGAAAGTAACGAATGGTTACTTGGTAGGATGGAGGATGAGGACAATGATCTTGATGATTTGGTGTTTGATGATGGTGATCTTCGTTGGATGGACGTTGGTAGAGCTTCTGGAGCGTCGGAAGCAGTGTACCATACTAGAGGTAGCACAAGCACAAGAGAACAAGCCTCAAGCTCTATGCGTACTTATACTCTTGTGGATAATGAAGATGACAGTGAAGATATTAATTTGGTTGTATCCGATGAAGGAGAAGAGGACTTACCTCTCAGTGATGAtgatattatttag